One Pseudomonas sp. MH9.2 DNA segment encodes these proteins:
- a CDS encoding LuxR C-terminal-related transcriptional regulator, with protein MTAFTVHAGRADHWPRLSPQHLTRSRLTAPLLASSARVKLLCAPAGSGKSALLGECLRQAPQDCLVGWLPLAGEAQTPAGFCALLATVLGLDEADETGVLSQLAHRQTPCWIVLDDYCRVPAPALDHCLDRLLAVSSPAVTWWISGRRRPLCNWPRLLLSGELLERYGPALAFNQAEIEQLLAHEPVVWPPEAAAAIFIQSAGWCVGVRVALLSPSDWCVSEDFSALHLNRQHRSTTLIDYLEHELFAGLAPELAEAWRVLAHLPRFNPGLCEHLFGAGEGGQWLKALQDMGSFIEPCEHDTDWLQVFPPLAQCLHDEAWPARRSWHRRACQWFSVERDWQSAIEHALQAEQYEIAVSLLQNVDFSYLLQGQNVALLLDLHERFADLMLGTPHLISLTSSALVYAGRFDQACACLEHLARFSPQPSATQQRELIALWQAQQGWLQHLWGKADLAVGHLQDACRELSQSMWQVRVMCLSGLTQQALLNGQFDQALAHNRTALCLARGEGSLLLEALLELDHAQLLEQRGALQRSESTLEKMHDLLLIQHAPAGPLLGRIALRRGRLALRQGQDQQAKLHYRSGLEQCLRSKDKLALFGFLGLATLDANQGDYARAFVWLRDAERVMQQNHIPEYFWRGVLLQVSSHFWLQQGRAGLVQEALARVLRHLRRHPAKHAPPATLELIPSIEYLLVLAEVYLHQAEQPLQRLHILQRKAHQEGMHSLETELYLAMAEVAFLQADVQTAHACLAEGLALIGRFNLQQPLRELRLRQPTLLRELGVEDDLIAAADNPLSQRELEVLKLIAHGSSNLQIAEQLFISLHTVKTHARRIHSKLGVERRTQAVAKAKALGLMA; from the coding sequence ATGACTGCCTTTACCGTTCATGCGGGGCGTGCGGACCACTGGCCGCGATTGTCTCCTCAGCACCTGACACGCAGCCGGTTGACCGCGCCTTTGCTGGCCTCGAGTGCACGGGTCAAGCTACTGTGCGCGCCAGCGGGCAGTGGTAAAAGTGCATTGCTCGGCGAGTGTCTCCGCCAGGCGCCTCAGGACTGTCTTGTCGGCTGGCTGCCGCTGGCTGGAGAAGCGCAAACGCCGGCCGGCTTCTGTGCGTTGCTGGCCACTGTTTTGGGCCTTGATGAGGCTGACGAGACCGGTGTTCTGAGTCAGTTGGCCCACCGGCAAACACCGTGCTGGATCGTGCTCGACGACTATTGTCGTGTCCCTGCGCCCGCGCTGGATCATTGTCTTGATCGCTTGCTGGCTGTCAGCAGCCCAGCGGTGACCTGGTGGATTAGCGGGCGCAGACGTCCTCTGTGTAACTGGCCACGTCTGCTGCTCAGCGGCGAATTGCTCGAACGCTATGGCCCGGCGCTGGCGTTCAATCAGGCAGAAATCGAACAGCTGTTGGCCCATGAGCCTGTCGTCTGGCCGCCCGAAGCCGCCGCTGCGATCTTTATCCAAAGTGCCGGTTGGTGCGTTGGCGTACGCGTTGCGTTGCTCAGCCCGAGCGACTGGTGCGTTTCCGAAGACTTCAGTGCTCTGCACCTCAACCGGCAACACCGTTCGACAACCTTGATCGATTACCTTGAGCACGAACTGTTCGCCGGGCTCGCCCCCGAATTGGCTGAGGCCTGGCGTGTGCTGGCGCATTTGCCGCGCTTCAATCCAGGTCTGTGCGAGCACCTGTTTGGGGCTGGCGAGGGTGGGCAATGGCTCAAGGCATTGCAGGACATGGGCAGCTTTATCGAACCTTGCGAGCACGACACCGATTGGTTGCAGGTATTTCCGCCGTTGGCCCAATGCCTGCACGATGAAGCATGGCCCGCGAGGCGCTCCTGGCATCGTCGTGCCTGCCAATGGTTCAGCGTAGAAAGGGATTGGCAATCGGCGATCGAACACGCCTTGCAGGCTGAACAGTACGAAATCGCTGTCAGTCTGCTGCAAAACGTTGACTTCTCCTACCTGTTGCAAGGGCAGAATGTGGCGTTGCTGCTGGACCTGCACGAACGCTTCGCCGACTTGATGCTGGGCACGCCGCACCTGATCAGCCTGACCAGTTCGGCGTTGGTGTACGCTGGCCGTTTTGACCAGGCCTGTGCGTGCCTGGAGCATCTGGCTCGTTTTTCGCCGCAACCCTCGGCCACTCAACAGCGTGAATTGATCGCCCTGTGGCAGGCACAGCAAGGCTGGCTTCAGCATCTTTGGGGCAAGGCGGACCTCGCTGTCGGGCATCTGCAGGACGCCTGTCGGGAGCTGTCGCAAAGCATGTGGCAAGTTCGGGTGATGTGCCTGTCCGGGCTGACGCAACAGGCGCTGCTCAATGGCCAGTTCGATCAAGCGCTGGCGCATAATCGTACCGCGCTGTGTCTGGCCCGGGGCGAGGGTTCTCTGCTGTTGGAAGCCTTGCTCGAACTCGATCATGCGCAATTGCTGGAACAGCGCGGGGCATTGCAGCGCAGTGAGAGCACGCTGGAGAAAATGCACGATTTGCTGTTGATTCAGCACGCTCCCGCAGGCCCGTTGCTGGGCCGGATTGCGTTGCGCCGGGGGCGTCTGGCCCTGCGCCAAGGTCAGGATCAGCAAGCGAAGCTGCATTACCGGAGCGGCCTAGAGCAATGTTTGCGCAGCAAAGACAAACTGGCGTTGTTCGGTTTTTTGGGATTGGCGACGTTGGACGCCAATCAGGGCGACTACGCACGGGCATTCGTCTGGCTGCGCGATGCCGAGCGTGTGATGCAACAAAACCATATCCCGGAATATTTTTGGCGAGGCGTGCTGCTGCAAGTCAGCAGTCACTTCTGGCTGCAACAAGGTCGTGCGGGCCTGGTACAAGAGGCTCTGGCCAGGGTTCTGCGTCACCTCCGGCGTCATCCGGCAAAACATGCGCCGCCAGCCACGCTGGAATTGATTCCGAGTATCGAATACCTGCTGGTGCTGGCCGAAGTCTATCTGCATCAGGCCGAACAGCCGTTGCAACGCCTGCACATCCTGCAGCGGAAGGCCCATCAAGAAGGCATGCACAGCCTTGAGACCGAGCTTTATCTGGCCATGGCAGAGGTGGCGTTTTTGCAAGCCGATGTGCAAACCGCGCATGCCTGTCTGGCTGAGGGCCTGGCACTGATAGGTCGCTTCAATTTGCAGCAACCGTTACGCGAACTGAGGCTGCGTCAGCCGACACTGTTGCGCGAGTTGGGGGTGGAAGACGACCTGATTGCCGCCGCCGACAATCCCCTCAGCCAGCGTGAACTCGAAGTACTCAAGCTGATCGCCCACGGCAGCTCTAATCTGCAAATCGCCGAGCAGTTGTTCATTTCTCTGCACACGGTGAAAACCCATGCCCGGCGCATCCATAGCAAACTGGGGGTCGAACGCCGCACACAGGCGGTGGCGAAGGCCAAAGCGTTGGGGTTGATGGCCTGA
- a CDS encoding SirB1 family protein, whose protein sequence is MTPRQACIACLQRTPPSVFEAALWVSAEHDPEFLPEQALQNIEDLKRQISAALPLLPAGELAQPLLRQLNTLGFQQDDWSHPKPQSALLHKILQRRRGQPLGLAIIALELARRLEIPLEGVNFPGHFLLRMPGADHLLDPCGGRRLYPKDCRELLARQFGPDMQLQSGHMVRATDMAMVQRLSRNLRHLHQLNDDFLASLKDADRVVELGQATTSDHLARASLYQSLECPQAERFDLEHALLLSDDPIQRLRLTERLSHLPPNSAFH, encoded by the coding sequence ATGACCCCACGTCAAGCTTGCATTGCCTGCCTGCAACGCACGCCGCCTTCAGTTTTTGAAGCGGCTTTGTGGGTGTCGGCCGAACACGATCCGGAGTTTTTGCCAGAACAAGCGCTTCAGAATATCGAGGACCTGAAGCGCCAGATCAGTGCGGCCCTGCCATTGTTACCGGCGGGGGAATTGGCGCAACCCTTGTTGCGTCAGCTGAACACGCTGGGGTTTCAGCAGGACGACTGGAGTCATCCAAAACCCCAGTCGGCGTTGCTGCACAAAATTTTGCAGCGCCGCCGTGGACAACCTTTGGGGCTGGCGATCATTGCGCTGGAGCTGGCCAGGCGTCTGGAAATCCCGCTGGAGGGTGTCAACTTTCCGGGGCATTTTCTGCTGCGTATGCCGGGTGCAGATCACCTCCTCGATCCCTGCGGAGGACGCAGGCTTTACCCTAAGGATTGCCGCGAACTGCTGGCCCGCCAATTCGGCCCGGACATGCAGCTCCAGTCCGGGCACATGGTTCGCGCGACCGACATGGCCATGGTGCAACGCTTGTCTCGCAACCTGCGGCACCTGCATCAACTAAATGATGATTTCCTGGCGTCGCTCAAGGACGCTGACCGGGTCGTGGAACTGGGCCAGGCGACCACCAGCGATCACCTCGCCCGTGCCAGCCTGTACCAGTCACTCGAATGCCCGCAGGCTGAGCGCTTCGACCTCGAACATGCGTTGTTACTCAGCGACGATCCGATTCAGCGCTTGCGTCTGACTGAACGGTTGAGCCATTTGCCACCCAACAGCGCGTTTCACTAG
- a CDS encoding DUF1329 domain-containing protein produces the protein MRKMILQCGVLALSLLAANVMAAVSADEVAKLGKSLTPLGAEMAGNADGSIPAYTGGLPVNAGAVDSKGFLADPFANEKPLFIITASNMTQYKDKLSDGQQAMFQRYPTTYRIPVYPSHRTVALPQKVYDAAKKSAATVTTINDGNGLAHFAESRYYAFPIPKTANEVLWNHITRYHGGNLHRTITQVTPQVNGAFDSVTFEEDVGAPEDIPDLKPEEGANILTFFKQEVTKPARLAGNVLLVHETLDQVKEPRLAWIYNAGQRRVRRAPQVAYDGPGTAADGLRTSDNFDMFSGAPDRYDWKLIGKKEMYIPYNSYKLDSPSLKYSDVIKAGHINQDLARYELHRVWELVGTLKAGERHIYAKRHMYIDEDTWQIALVDHYDGRGQLWRVAEGHAQFYYDHQVPAYTLEALYDLNAGRYIALGMKNEEKRSFQFGLKLHVSDFTPNALRNAGIR, from the coding sequence ATGCGCAAGATGATCCTGCAATGTGGCGTCCTGGCGCTGAGCCTGTTGGCAGCCAACGTAATGGCTGCGGTGTCGGCAGACGAAGTCGCGAAACTGGGCAAAAGCCTGACACCATTGGGGGCAGAAATGGCAGGGAATGCCGACGGTTCGATCCCTGCTTACACCGGCGGTCTCCCGGTCAATGCGGGGGCGGTGGACAGTAAGGGTTTCCTCGCGGATCCGTTCGCCAACGAGAAACCACTGTTTATCATCACCGCCAGCAACATGACACAGTACAAAGACAAACTGTCCGATGGGCAGCAGGCGATGTTCCAGCGTTATCCCACGACCTATCGGATTCCGGTTTATCCGAGTCATCGCACCGTAGCCTTGCCGCAAAAGGTCTATGACGCGGCGAAGAAAAGCGCGGCCACGGTGACGACCATCAATGATGGCAACGGCTTGGCCCATTTTGCCGAAAGCCGCTACTACGCGTTCCCGATCCCTAAAACCGCGAATGAAGTGCTGTGGAACCACATCACCCGTTACCACGGGGGCAACCTGCACCGCACCATCACCCAGGTAACTCCCCAAGTGAACGGTGCGTTCGACTCGGTCACGTTCGAAGAGGACGTCGGTGCCCCGGAGGACATACCGGACCTGAAACCAGAAGAAGGCGCGAATATCCTGACCTTCTTCAAGCAGGAAGTGACGAAGCCTGCGCGCCTGGCCGGTAATGTGTTGCTGGTGCACGAAACCCTCGATCAAGTGAAAGAACCGCGTCTAGCCTGGATCTACAATGCGGGTCAGCGGCGTGTCCGGCGTGCGCCGCAAGTGGCGTATGACGGTCCGGGTACTGCGGCGGATGGCCTGCGCACGTCGGACAACTTCGACATGTTCTCGGGTGCCCCGGATCGCTACGACTGGAAGTTGATCGGCAAGAAAGAAATGTACATCCCGTACAACAGCTACAAACTTGACTCGCCGAGCCTCAAGTACAGCGACGTAATCAAGGCTGGGCATATCAATCAGGACCTGGCCCGTTATGAGCTGCACCGGGTGTGGGAATTGGTCGGCACACTCAAAGCCGGTGAGCGGCATATCTATGCCAAGCGCCATATGTACATCGACGAGGATACCTGGCAGATCGCGCTGGTCGACCATTACGACGGTCGCGGCCAGCTCTGGCGGGTGGCCGAGGGTCATGCGCAGTTTTATTACGACCACCAAGTGCCGGCTTACACCCTTGAAGCCCTGTACGATTTGAACGCCGGCCGCTACATCGCACTGGGCATGAAGAACGAGGAGAAACGCAGCTTCCAGTTCGGCCTGAAGCTCCACGTGTCTGACTTCACCCCCAACGCCCTGCGCAACGCGGGCATCCGCTAA